Sequence from the bacterium genome:
GGACGCAGCGCGCCGCGGCGGAGATGCGGGCCGACCCCTCGGCGGGACCGCGATTCTTGGAGTGCATCACCTACCGCTGGCGCGAACACGTCGGTCCGAACGAGGACTACGACAAAGGCTACCGCTCGCGCAGCGACCTCGAGCCGTGGATCGCGGCGGACCAGCTGACGCGGCTCGCCCGGGCGGTGCCGGCCACGGAGCGCGAAGCGATCGACCGAGAGGTGCTCGCGGAGATCCGCGAGGCCTTCGAGTTCGCCGAACGAAGCCCGATCCCCGATCCCGAGGAGCTGTACACGGACGTCTTCACGGAGGCGCGCCATGGAACGCCTGTTGACGTACGCTGACGCGATCCGCGAGGCGACGGAACAGGAAATGGAGCGCGACGCCTCCGTCATCCTGTTTGGGCTCGGGGTCGACGACTTCAAGGCGATCTTCGGGACGACGAAAGGACTGCTCGAGCGCTTCGGGCCCGACCGCGTCTCCGACACGCCGCTCGCCGAGGAGGCGATGACCGGCGTCGCGATCGGCGCGGCGCTCGCGGGCCTCCGTCCGGTGCACGTGCACGCGCGCATGGACTACCTGCTCGTCGCGATGAACCAGCTCGTCAACGAAGCGGCCAAACTGCGCTACATGTCGGGGGGCGCGGTGAAGGTGCCGATCGTGGTCCGCGCGACGATCGGGCGCAGCTGGGGGCAGGGGCCGACCCACTCGCAGGGTCTGCACGCGCTGTTGATGCACATCCCGGGCCTGAAAGTCGCGGCGCCCAGCACACCCTACGACGCGAAGGGGCTGTTGATCGAGAGCATCCGCGACGACAACCCGGTCGTCTTCATGGAGCACCGGATGCTTCACTATCAAAAGGGCCACGTGCCGGCCGAGCCCTACACGGTTCCGTTCGGCAAGGCGCGGCATCTCGCGCACGGCGACGACGTGACCCTCGTCGGGATCTCGTACATGGCGCTGGAATGCCTCCGGGCCGCGCGCAGCCTCGAGGAAGCGGGCATCCGCGCCGACGTGATCGATCCGGTGTCGCTGAGCCCGCTCGACGCGGAGACGATCGTGGAATCCGTCCGCAAGACGGGGCGGCTCGTCGCGGTCGATACGTCCTGGACGATGTGCGGGGCGACCGCCGAGATCGCGGCGCGGGTGGTGGAACGGCTGCCGGGGCGGCGGGTGCAGGTGCACCGGATGGGCTACGCGCCCGTGCCGTGCCCGACGACCAAGAACCTTCAGGACATCTACTATCCGTCGGTCGAGCAGATCGCGCACGCCGCGTATCGGCAGGTGCGCGGCGAGGCCGGGGCGTGGGCGCCGGCGGCCCTGGAAGCGCCCGAGATGGTCGCCTTCAAGGGGCCGTTCTAGCGAATGTCTCGCGAGACGGCCCGCGCGCCGAAGCGCTACATGCTCGCCGACCACACGATCACGCGCGGGGACCTGCGCGACCTGATCGCGTGGCTGGAAACCGACCCCTGGCTGACCCAGGGGCCGCTCGTGCGCGAGTTCGAGCAGCGGTGGGCGGAGTGGCTCGGCGTCACGCACGCCGCGTTCGTCAACTCCGGCTCCTCCGCCGACCTGTTGATGTACGCGGCGCTCTTGTACTCCGGGCGGCTGCGCAACACGAAGGTCGTCGTCCCGGCGATCTCGTGGGCGACGACGGTGATGCCGGCGATCCAGCTCGGCTTCGAGCCCGTGATGTGCGAGGCGGACTGGAGGACCTTCGGCCTCGACCTCAACCATCTCGAGGATCTGCTCAAACGGCACGATCCGGCCGCCGTGATCGTCGTACACGTGCTCGGCGTGCCGAACGAGATGGAGGCGCTGCTGAAGCTCAAGGCGCGGTACGAGTTCGCCCTGATGGAAGACGCCTGCGCCGCCACCGGCTCCCGCTACGACGGCCGCCGGGTGGGGACGTTCGGCGATCTCAGCGCGTTCTCGTTCTACTACGGGCACCACATGTCGACGATCGAGGGCGGCATGGTGTGCACGAGCGACGAGGGGCTCCACGACGTGCTGGTGCAGACCCGTGCGCACGGCTGGGCCAAAGACCTCGCGCCCGAGCGGGAGGAGGCACAGGCGCACAGCCGCGGCGTGATCGAGTTCAACCGGCCGTTCACGTTCTATCACCCGGGCTTCAATTTCCGCTCGAGCGATCTCAACGCCAAAATCGGCCTGTCGCAGCTTGCCCGGCTGGACGACGTCGTCCGCCGCCGCGTCGAGAACCACACGGCCTATCAGGCGCGGTTCGCTCAGGCGCCGGGCTTCCACTGCCAGGGGTGCGACCGTGCGATGATCTCCAGCATTTCGTTCGCGGCGGTGGCCGCGTCCCAGGACCACCGCGAGCGCATCGCCCGGGCGCTGCGCGCCGCGAACATCGAAACTCGGCCGCTGGGCGGGGGCAACATGTCGCGGCAGCCCTACTGGACCGACCGGTACGGCAGCACGGTCTTTCCGGTCGCCGACAAGATCCACCTGGCCGCGTTCCAGCTGCCGAACCATCCGCTGCTGACGGTCGACGACGTGCACCACATCTGTGATACGGTGCTGTCCGTGCGGGAGGGCGCGGCATGACGGGGAAACCGCTGGACCTGGTGCTGATCGCCCCGGGGGCCCGCCGCCAGATCTATCAGTCGCTCGGGTCGACCCTGAGCGCGATCGAGCCGCCGGTGTGGGCGGGGCTCATGGCCACGTTCGCGCGGAAGCGCGGCTACTCGGTCGAACTCGTCGACAGCCACGCCCTGGATCTCTCTCCCGAGGAGACGGCGCAGCGCGCGGTCGAGATGTCCCCGCGCCTCGTCGCGGTGGTCGCCTACGGGCACCAGCCGTCGGCGTCGACGCAGGTGATGCCGGCGGCGGGCGCGATCTGCGCCGCGGTGAAGCAGGCGGCGCCCGAGCTCAAGGTGCTGCTGGTCGGCGGGCACGTCGCGGCCCTGCCGGAGCGGACCCTTCGTGACGAGGCGGCCGACTTCGTCTGCGGCGGCGAAGGCCCGTACACCCTGGCCGATCTGCTCGAGGCCGTCGGGTCCGCCCATCCCGATTATTCAAAAGTGCGCGGACTGTGGTACCGGGACGGCGGCAAGATCCGGACGACCCAGCCGGCGCCGCTCGTGGGGAATCTCGATCAGGAGATGCCGGGCCTCGCGTGGGACATGCTGCCGATGGACCGGTACCGCGCCCACAACTGGCACTGCTTCGGCGACCTCAAGCGGCAGCCGTACGCCTCGATCTATACGACGCTCGGCTGTCCGTATCACTGTAGTTTCTGCTGCATCCAGGCGCCCTTCAAGACCGGCGAGCAGGCCCTCGGCTACAAGGAGGCCGTGAACAGCTATCGGTTCTGGGATCCGAAGACGACGGTGGACCAGATCGGCCACCTGGTCACCAGGTACGGCGTCCGGAATATCAAGTTCGCCGACGAGATGTTCGTCCTCAACATGCGGCACGTTCACGGCATCTGCGATCTGATCATCGAACGCGGATACGACGTCAACATCTGGGCCTACGCGCGGGTCGACACCGTCCGCGGCGACGATACGGTCGAGAAGCTGAAGCGCGCGGGATTCAACTGGTTGTGCTTCGGCATCGAGGCCGGCAGCGACCGGGTGCGCACGGACGTGGACAAACGGTTCGACCAGGACGAGATCTACGCGACGATCGCGCGCGTGCGGGCCGGCGGCATCAACGTGATCGGCAACTACATCTTCGGGTTGCCCGAGGACGACCACGAGACGATGCAGGCGACGCTCGATATGGCGCTCGCGCTCAACTGCGAGTTCGTCAACCTGTACTCGGCCATGGCCTACCCGGGTTCGCAGCTCTACAACGTCGCGGTCCAGAACGGCTGGCCGCTGCCGGAGAAGTGGTCGGGGTACTCACAGCACTCCCGCGACACACTGCCGCTGCCCACGAAGCACATCTCGGGGCTCGAGGTGCTCAAGTTCCGGGACCACGCCTTCAACGTGTACTTCTCGCATCCGCCGTACCTCGAGATGGTGGAGCGCAAGTTTGGGAAAGCCACGGTGGAGCACATCCGGGAGATGGCCTCGTTCCCGATGACGAGGCTGTACTCGAAGACCGCCTCGGGGACCTGACCGCGCTTCGGCCCGGCCGGACCGCCCGGCGCCGCTCTGTGCCGCGCTACCCCTGCGCCGTCAGCGGGACGCACAACCACGCGTCCCGCGTGATCGGCCGGACCGCGTACCGGAGGCTTTCCAAGGCGCTCAGGCACTGACGCTCGACGGCGGGGTTGTGGGTCGCGAGAAACACGGTGGGCCGGATCGTACGCAGCACTTTGCGGGCGCCGCAAATCACCCGGAACTCCGCGCCTTCGGCGTTGATCTTGAGGTAGTTGGGGGCCGGCAGGGCGCCGATGTCTACGAGGGCGTCGATCGTCACGGTCGTCACCATGGCGGTCCCCGTGGGCGACAGCGCGCCGCCGGAGCCGCCCGCCTCCGGCGCGAACTTCGCCGCGCCGGCGACATCCGCAACCGCGGCCTCCACGACGGACACGTTCGATGCGTCATTCAGCTGGAGGTGCTGCTTGAGATAGCCGATGCTGCGGGGGTCGGGCTCGAACGCGACGACGCGCCCGTTCGCGCCGACCAGCCGCGACGCCAGCAGCGAGTAGTAGCCTGCGTGCGCGCCGACATCGAAGAAGACGCCGTTCGCCGCGACCGCCCGCGCGACCGCGTCCCCCATCTCCGGCTCGTAGGTGCCCAGCCAGTAGCCGTCGACTCCCGACGCCACGATCCATTTGTACCCGCGCAACGCACCGTTTCGAACCGGCTCGACCGGCCGACGGGGCACAAGCCGAAAGAGCCGGCGAACAACACCGCCAAGCAGACTGGTGGACGGTAGCCGGACGAGCAAGCCGGTGAGGAACATTGGCGCGATCACGTTCACGTTAGACGCGTCGGGGCCCTTCGGCCGGGCACCGGCGCCGGCAGGACGTTGGATGGAATTTTAGATGTTTCGATATGATAATATGTGTCAATAGCCTGCGAATCCGGGTTCGGATCTCGCTTCGACGCCCTTACCCCGGGGAGCGGTCGCCGCAAGCGGTGGTGTTATCATTGTGGAAGGAAGACTCGCACCATGAAACCGGGGGCGCAGATGGCGGTGCGCACCAAACTGTGGACACGCGACGAGTTCGAGCGCTTAGTCGCCGCGGGCGCGTTTCCTCCGGATGCGCGCATCCAGCTCGTTGATGGCGAGATCGTCGAGATGACGGCGCAGGGCGCAGCGCATGCGACCGCGGTCTATCGTCTGCAGAAGGCATTGGAAGCCATCTTTGACCACGCGTTCATCGTGCGGGCGCAACTGCCCATTGCGCTCGCCGGGGATTCGATGTCCATTCCAGAACCTGATATCGCCGTCGTACGTGGTTCGGCCGACGATTTTCGCGTGCACCATCCATCGACCGCCGTTCTGCTGGTGGAAGTTGCAGATGCGAGCATCCAATTCGATCGAACTCGTAAGCTTGCGATGTACGCGCGGGCCGGGATTCCGGAATACTGGATTCTCGATATCAACGACAGCAGTCTCGAAGTGAACCGTGATCCGGATCGCGTGACCGGGTCTTACCGAGAACGTACCA
This genomic interval carries:
- a CDS encoding FkbM family methyltransferase, which encodes MRGYKWIVASGVDGYWLGTYEPEMGDAVARAVAANGVFFDVGAHAGYYSLLASRLVGANGRVVAFEPDPRSIGYLKQHLQLNDASNVSVVEAAVADVAGAAKFAPEAGGSGGALSPTGTAMVTTVTIDALVDIGALPAPNYLKINAEGAEFRVICGARKVLRTIRPTVFLATHNPAVERQCLSALESLRYAVRPITRDAWLCVPLTAQG
- a CDS encoding Uma2 family endonuclease; translated protein: MAVRTKLWTRDEFERLVAAGAFPPDARIQLVDGEIVEMTAQGAAHATAVYRLQKALEAIFDHAFIVRAQLPIALAGDSMSIPEPDIAVVRGSADDFRVHHPSTAVLLVEVADASIQFDRTRKLAMYARAGIPEYWILDINDSSLEVNRDPDRVTGSYRERTTLSSADHVVSVSGNTVRLPVNAILP
- a CDS encoding DegT/DnrJ/EryC1/StrS family aminotransferase, whose amino-acid sequence is MSRETARAPKRYMLADHTITRGDLRDLIAWLETDPWLTQGPLVREFEQRWAEWLGVTHAAFVNSGSSADLLMYAALLYSGRLRNTKVVVPAISWATTVMPAIQLGFEPVMCEADWRTFGLDLNHLEDLLKRHDPAAVIVVHVLGVPNEMEALLKLKARYEFALMEDACAATGSRYDGRRVGTFGDLSAFSFYYGHHMSTIEGGMVCTSDEGLHDVLVQTRAHGWAKDLAPEREEAQAHSRGVIEFNRPFTFYHPGFNFRSSDLNAKIGLSQLARLDDVVRRRVENHTAYQARFAQAPGFHCQGCDRAMISSISFAAVAASQDHRERIARALRAANIETRPLGGGNMSRQPYWTDRYGSTVFPVADKIHLAAFQLPNHPLLTVDDVHHICDTVLSVREGAA
- a CDS encoding transketolase C-terminal domain-containing protein; translated protein: MERLLTYADAIREATEQEMERDASVILFGLGVDDFKAIFGTTKGLLERFGPDRVSDTPLAEEAMTGVAIGAALAGLRPVHVHARMDYLLVAMNQLVNEAAKLRYMSGGAVKVPIVVRATIGRSWGQGPTHSQGLHALLMHIPGLKVAAPSTPYDAKGLLIESIRDDNPVVFMEHRMLHYQKGHVPAEPYTVPFGKARHLAHGDDVTLVGISYMALECLRAARSLEEAGIRADVIDPVSLSPLDAETIVESVRKTGRLVAVDTSWTMCGATAEIAARVVERLPGRRVQVHRMGYAPVPCPTTKNLQDIYYPSVEQIAHAAYRQVRGEAGAWAPAALEAPEMVAFKGPF
- a CDS encoding thiamine pyrophosphate-dependent enzyme is translated as SVSEAISFASLKKLPVLFICENNSYAIHSHIRARQPVSGFCERVRAYGVAAERIEDMDVFKIYDWTQRAAAEMRADPSAGPRFLECITYRWREHVGPNEDYDKGYRSRSDLEPWIAADQLTRLARAVPATEREAIDREVLAEIREAFEFAERSPIPDPEELYTDVFTEARHGTPVDVR
- a CDS encoding radical SAM protein translates to MTGKPLDLVLIAPGARRQIYQSLGSTLSAIEPPVWAGLMATFARKRGYSVELVDSHALDLSPEETAQRAVEMSPRLVAVVAYGHQPSASTQVMPAAGAICAAVKQAAPELKVLLVGGHVAALPERTLRDEAADFVCGGEGPYTLADLLEAVGSAHPDYSKVRGLWYRDGGKIRTTQPAPLVGNLDQEMPGLAWDMLPMDRYRAHNWHCFGDLKRQPYASIYTTLGCPYHCSFCCIQAPFKTGEQALGYKEAVNSYRFWDPKTTVDQIGHLVTRYGVRNIKFADEMFVLNMRHVHGICDLIIERGYDVNIWAYARVDTVRGDDTVEKLKRAGFNWLCFGIEAGSDRVRTDVDKRFDQDEIYATIARVRAGGINVIGNYIFGLPEDDHETMQATLDMALALNCEFVNLYSAMAYPGSQLYNVAVQNGWPLPEKWSGYSQHSRDTLPLPTKHISGLEVLKFRDHAFNVYFSHPPYLEMVERKFGKATVEHIREMASFPMTRLYSKTASGT